In Euphorbia lathyris chromosome 10, ddEupLath1.1, whole genome shotgun sequence, a single genomic region encodes these proteins:
- the LOC136208584 gene encoding uncharacterized protein isoform X7, with protein MFPEGFRLPIEDLVMYGMALNLFEDVHNMSQARCRVDGLIKFINHRLPPYYLNKLCLWEGEYGDRYVKILDTAFDLAKSIASKYQLEFFPESVKRTWPSTNWEKYCYGLSLVLKTINQRPFYFECPKLSFLQLQHREDSQSIPVDLFEGIKELLVLSLDVQSLPQSLDVLSNLRMLRLKVLRFEDMSCIGGLIDLEFLSISTPSLTDIPKEMGQLGNLRFLDLRKMNIAWIPPGVLSRMLKLEELYLPLSFRRWGCRAQEEHDGYDEWGSWEEDDCDDKQRISARINEINGGERMNASISEIVSCSLNALEIVVPKASILPKRAPIFKNMQRFKILVPNNLKYRPLGKYYSINVLQLTGDAYDIKESGICDLMSRTEELNLTRVRNLKNVMFELEDYDFPQLQKMIISECDELEYIVDTIEKQILSEDNYLFSKLESLHLSILSNLKEIWHGRWTKLQWFENLSQISIWFCHKLKYVLPLSIVKGCSQLKSVEILDCNEMEGIFFQDKEDDNPFVHYFIEELDLHSLPKLVGFLVHNDTSIDWFYGGTNALTTNEIVSNSMEGSRLDGICVGDEEIIYPPPTSIRRGKLPQLFSNIRGKLRQLVTNKQVSPIKNHHIPSHMETYNAFSSKLTEKWLQSLKRLKIAFCDEVEVIFLFEENHVTTRAFNSLKELELYGLRNLMHIWFSVPLEIMAFQNLQLLVLSECQNLLYLFSPRVAKLLVQLQKVYINRCEKMEIILKEDENETANKIVFPHLKLLELQHMPNLRTFSSGIYPIELRSLETLKFNQCNKMECFSYGSLWTPMLKRIQINGSLYLIWGDLNATMERCMMGNFFGIPSNDANPSSRMSTNSSGSSAASPLLTVVSEANPNSQILKDPNSLNCSSSIISSSCPPPVGSSNYTYSEPFIIASQSSAAASGEENPNGQVKSSTISPNSPTPGSSNDNYSEPSSIISIPTSQCSFATSEENEESNLYGHILEGPNYMKEFTFADLKIATKNFSSDNLLGKGGFGEVYKGWLKENTFSPSKTGTGMAVAIKKWNQRSSQGFQEWQTEVKALERQSHPNLVKVIGYCWEDRELLLVYEFMQRGSLFDHLHGRNPGIEPLSWDMRIKIAVGAARGLNFLHTSGKKVIHRDIKSANIILDSDYNAKITDFGLAIWDPLDGDPHMTTMSDNVNISGLDPLERLWPSDGFSHLSTRVMGTFGYLDPGYFRTGRLSVESDVYSFGVVLLELMTGLKAIDHNRPEEQRSLVAWLKPILSKKSELENLMDSTMEGQYSPIAMLMTAKLASRCTKDDHRKRPSIGEVLKELQQIDAFKEKENE; from the exons ATGTTTCCTGAAGGCTTTAGATTACCCATTGAAGATTTGGTTATGTATGGGATGGCTCTAAACTTGTTTGAAGATGTGCATAATATGTCTCAAGCAAGATGTAGAGTTGACGGTCTAATTAAGTTCATTAATCATCGACTACCACCCTATTACCTAAATAAACTTTGTTTATGGGAGGGAGAGTACGGTGATCGATATGTCAAAATACTGGATACTGCTTTTGATTTAGCAAAGTCAATTGCCTCAAAATATCAATTAGAATTTTTCCCTGAGTCTGTGAAGAGAACATGGCCAAGCAcaaattgggaaaaatattGCTATGGACTTTCACTTGTTCTTAAAACAATCAACCAACGTCCTTTTTATTTTGAGTGTCCAAAGCTTTCTTTCCTACAACTTCAACATAGGGAAGATTCACAAAGCATTCCAGTTGACCTTTTTGAAGGTATAAAAGAGCTCTTAGTTCTGTCTTTGGACGTCCAATCACTGCCACAGTCACTTGATGTCCTAAGTAATCTTAGAATGTTGCGTCTTAAGGTACTTAGATTTGAAGATATGTCTTGCATTGGAGGTCTGATAGATTTGGAATTTCTTTCAATTTCGACCCCAAGTTTAACGGATATTCCTAAAGAGATGGGACAACTTGGTAATCTGAGGTTTCTCGACTTAAGAAAAATGAACATTGCATGGATTCCACCAGGTGTATTGTCGAGAATGTTGAAACTAGAAGAGTTGTACCTACCATTAAGCTTTAGAAGATGGGGATGTAGGGCACAAGAAGAACATGATGGTTATGATGAATGGGGATCATGGGAAGAGGATGATTGCGATGATAAACAGAGAATCAGTGCAAGGATTAATGAGATCAATGGTGGGGAGAGGATGAATGCAAGTATTAGTGAGATAGTATCTTGTTCGCTAAATGCATTAGAAATTGTGGTgccaaaagcttcaattttgcCTAAAAGGGCGCCAATTTTCAAGAATATGCAACGGTTTAAAATTCTTGTGCCAAATAATCTGAAATATAGACCACTTGGAAAATATTATTCAATAAATGTGTTGCAACTCACTGGTGATGCATATGATATCAAAGAAAGTGGTATTTGTGATTTGATGAGTAGAACTGAAGAATTGAATTTGACAAGAGTGCGAAATTTGAAGAATGTCATGTTCGAGCTAGAAGACTATGACTTTCCACAGTTACAGAAGATGATTATTTCTGAATGTGATGAGCTAGAATACATAGTTGATACGATAGAAAAGCAAATTCTATCAGAAGATAATTATTTATTCTCGAAGTTGGAGAGTCTACATCTATCAATATTATCTAATCTAAAAGAAATATGGCATGGAAGATGGACAAAGTTACAATGGTTTGAGAATTTAAGTCAGATAAGCATCTGGTTCTGTCATAAATTGAAATATGTGCTTCCGCTATCAATTGTTAAAGGATGCTCACAACTCAAAAGCGTAGAGATACTTGATTGTAATGAAATGGAGGGAATTTTCTTCCAAGACAAGGAGGATGACAACCCCTTTGTGCATTACTTTATTGAAGAACTTGATTTGCATTCACTTCCAAAATTGGTTGGGTTTCTGGTACACAATGATACTTCAATTGATTGGTTTTACGGTGGCACCAATGCATTGACAACTAATGAG ATTGTCTCAAATAGCATGGAAGGATCAAGATTGGACGGAATTTGCGTTGGTGATGAGGAAATCATTTATCCACCACCAACTTCAATAAGAAGAGGGAAACTGCCACAACTTTTTTCCAACATCAGAGGGAAACTGCGACAACTTGTTACCAACAAACAG GTTTCACCTATCAAGAACCATCACATACCTAGCCATATGGAGACGTACAATGCATTTTCATCCAAATTGACGGAAAAATGGTTGCAAAGTTTGAAAAGACTTAAAATAGCATTTTGCGATGAAGTAGAAGTTATATTTCTGTTTGAGGAAAACCATGTTACTACTAGAGCCTTTAattctttgaaagagttagagctTTATGGTCTACGAAACTTAATGCATATATGGTTTTCAGTTCCACTAGAGATTATGGCCTTCCAGAACTTGCAACTTTTAGTTTTATCAGAATGTCAGAACTTATTATATCTTTTCTCGCCTCGAGTAGCCAAACTTTTGGTTCAGCTACAGAAAGTATATATTAATCGTTGTGAGAAGATGGAAATCATTTTAAAAGAGGATGAAAATGAGACAGCAAACAAAATCGTGTTCCCTCACTTAAAGCTTTTGGAACTTCAACATATGCCCAATCTTAGGACTTTCTCAAGTGGGATTTATCCAATTGAATTACGTTCATTGGAAACTTTGAAATTTAATCAATGCAATAAGATGGAATGTTTCTCTTATGGGTCATTGTGGACGCCAATGCTGAAAAGAATACAAATAAATGGAAGCTTATATTTAATATGGGGAGATCTTAATGCAACTATGGAGCG tTGCATGATGGGAAATTTCTTTGGCATTCCCTCAAATGATGCTAATCCTAGCTCCAGGATGAGCACAAACAGTTCTGGTTCTTCTGCAGCAAGTCCATTGCTTACTGTTGTAAGTGAGGCAAATCCAAATAGTCAAATTTTGAAGGATCCAAATTCTTTGAACTG TTCCAGCTCTATAATTAGCTCCAGTTGCCCTCCTCCAGTAG GATCATCAAATTATACTTACAGCGAACCTTTCATTATTGCAAGTCAAAGCTCTGCTGCTGCAAGTGGAGAGGAAAATCCAAATGGTCAAGTGAAGAG CTCCACAATCAGCCCCAACAGTCCTACACCAG GGTCATCAAATGATAATTACAGCGAACCTTCATCTATTATTTCTATTCCAACAAGTCAGTGCTCTTTTGCTacaagtgaagaaaatgaaGAGTCAAATCTATATGGTCATATATTGGAGGGACCAAATTACATGAAAGAATTCACCTTTGCTGATCTGAAGATTGCTACAAAGAATTTCAGTTCAGATAATTTGTTGGGTAAAGGTGGTTTTGGTGAAGTATATAAAGGATGGCTAAAAGAAAATACTTTTTCACCCTCCAAAACTGGCACCGGGATGGCAGTTGCTATCAAGAAATGGAACCAAAGAAGTAGCCAAGGGTTTCAGGAGTGGCAG ACAGAGGTGAAAGCTCTTGAAAGGCAATCACATCCAAACTTGGTTAAAGTTATAGGATATTGTTGGGAGGATAGAGAATTACTCCTTGTGTATGAATTTATGCAGAGGGGAAGCTTGTTTGATCATCTTCACGGAA GAAATCCTGGGATTGAACCCTTGTCTTGGGACATGCGGATCAAGATAGCCGTTGGAGCAGCTCGGGGTCTTAATTTTCTTCATACTTCAGGAAAAAAAGTTATTCACAGAGATATCAAGTCtgcaaatataattcttgataGT GATTACAATGCAAAAATAACAGATTTTGGCCTGGCCATATGGGACCCTTTGGATGGGGACCCACATATGACAACCATG AGTGACAATGTTAACATATCAGGTCTTGATCCGTTGGAAAGATTGTGGCCTTCAGATGGGTTCTCACATTTGTCAACCAGGGTTATGGGAACATTTGGTTATCTTGATCCCGGCTATTTTAGAACAG GTCGTCTATCTGTGGAGAGTGATGTATATAGCTTCGGTGTGGTGCTTTTGGAATTAATGACAGGCTTAAAGGCGATTGACCATAATCGTCCAGAAGAACAACGCAGCCTGGTTGCTTGGTTGAAGCCAATCCTATCAAAGAAAAGTGAGTTGGAAAACTTAATGGACTCAACAATGGAAGGCCAGTACTCACCAATAGCAATGTTAATGACAGCAAAGCTTGCTTCAAGATGTACAAAAGATGATCATAGAAAACGTCCGTCCATCGGAGAAGTTTTGAAGGAATTACAGCAAATAGATGcattcaaagaaaaagaaaacgagTAG